In a genomic window of Gossypium arboreum isolate Shixiya-1 chromosome 9, ASM2569848v2, whole genome shotgun sequence:
- the LOC108456415 gene encoding type I inositol polyphosphate 5-phosphatase 12-like isoform X2, producing MDEHNIQDDDKDKEALAGLSSVPPPQRKMHSYSQQLRANSAHKRHHQVRKHSLDDIPKPSDHYYNNEDSSDDDIFARNSNNASGEDYIITHSQRLDQNLSLDSGCPPDDSRNFQPLPEFIGAGGSNSIFKVPMRATVHPRRPPCLELRPHPLRETQVGKFLRNIACTDKQLWAGQECGVRFWRFQDAYQPGLGTKVRRGDEDAAPFQESGNTAPTICLLVDSANRLVWSGHKDGKIRSWKMDHAADEPSPFKEGLSWQAHRGSVLSIVMSSYGDLWSGGEGGVIKIWPWESIEKSLSLRPEEKHMAALLVERSFIDLRSQVTVNGNCNISSSDIKCLVSDRVRAKVWCAQPLSFSLWDARTKELLKVFNIEGQTENRVDMPSSDQGGAVEDEMKVKFVSSSKKEKSGGFLQRSRNAIMGAADAVRRVATRGAGAFAEDNKRTEALVLAADGTIWSGCTNGLLVQWDGSGVRLQDVSHHPCAVQCFCAFGARIYVGYVSGMVQVMDLEGNLVAGWMAHNGPVIKLAAGDGYIFSLATHGGIRGWSISSPGPIDSLLRTDLAEKEPIYSRQDNVRMLVGTWNVGQGRASQEALMSWLGSVVSDVGIVVVGLQEVEMGAGFLAMSAAKETVGLEGSSIGHWWLDTIGKALDENTTFERMGSRQLAGLLVSLWVRKSIRTHVGDIDAAAVPCGFGRAIGNKGGVGLRIRVYDRLICFVNCHLAAHLEAVNRRNADFDHIFRNMSFSRSSNLLNNAAAGASAAVQTTRVTNAAGVNTEETKLDLAEADMVVFLGDFNYRLFGISYDEARDFVSQRCFDWLREKDQLRAEMKAGKVFQGMREAIIRFPPTYKFERHRPGLAGYDSGEKKRIPAWCDRVIYRDNRSGPVDECSLECPIVSSILLYEACMDVTESDHKPVRCKFHSTIAHVDRSVRRQAFGEVLQVNKKVKAILDELRYVPETVVSTNNIVLQNQDTSILRITNKCEKDKAIFRIVCEGQSTVKDEEDTAEYHPRGSFGFPRWLEVTPAAGIIKPEQSVEVAVHHEEFHTLEDLVDGIPQNWWCEDTRDKEVVLTVSINGSCSTETKSHQIRVRHCFSAKTVRIDSKSSTNKKSQGGSRKISSSSDAIDDSRN from the exons ATGGATGAACATAACATCCAGGACGACGATAAGGACAAAGAGGCCCTTGCCGGCCTCTCCTCCGTCCCACCTCCCCAACGCAAGATGCATTCCTACAGCCAGCAGCTACGCGCCAACTCCGCGCATAAGCGTCACCACCAAGTCCGCAAGCACAGCCTAGATGACATCCCCAAGCCCTCCGACCATTACTACAACAACGAAGACTCTTCCGATGACGACATCTTCGCCCGAAATTCCAACAATGCCTCCGGTGAAGATTATATTATCACTCATTCTCAGAGGCTCGACCAGAACCTCTCCTTGGACAGTGGCTGCCCCCCCGATGATTCCCGCAATTTCCAGCCTCTGCCTGAGTTCATTGGAGCTGGAGGTTCCAACAGTATTTTCAAGGTCCCTATGCGCGCCACCGTCCACCCCAGGCGCCCACCTTGCCTCGAGCTCAGGCCCCACCCTCTCAGGGAGACTCAAGTAGGGAAGTTCTTGAGGAACATCGCTTGCACCGACAAACAGCTGTGGGCAGGCCAAGAGTGTGGGGTTCGCTTTTGGAGGTTCCAGGACGCTTATCAACCTGGCCTTGGTACCAAAGTGAGGAGGGGTGATGAGGATGCTGCGCCCTTTCAGGAGTCTGGCAACACCGCCCCTACCATCTGTTTGCTGGTAGATAGCGCGAATAGGTTGGTTTGGAGTGGACACAAGGATGGAAAAATTAGGTCTTGGAAGATGGATCACGCTGCGGATGAACCTTCTCCTTTCAAGGAAGGCTTGTCATGGCAGGCGCATCGTGGTTCTGTTCTTTCTATCGTCATGAGCTCCTATG GTGACTTGTGGTCAGGTGGCGAGGGCGGTGTTATTAAGATTTGGCCATGGGAATCCATTGAAAAATCTCTCTCTCTTAGACCTGAGGAAAAACACATGGCTGCTTTATTGGTAGAGAGGTCATTCATAGACCTAAGAAGCCAAGTCACTGTTAATGGTAACTGTAACATTTCTTCCTCGGATATCAAGTGCTTGGTTTCCGACCGCGTAAGAGCCAAAGTTTGGTGCGCTCAGCCTCTTTCCTTCTCGCTATG GGATGCTCGCACGAAGGAGCTTCTCAAAGTATTTAATATTGAGGGTCAGACTGAAAATCGTGTAGACATGCCATCTTCAGATCAAGGAGGCGCCGTAGAAGATGAGATGAAGGTGAAATTTGTTTCCAGTTCTAAAAAGGAGAAATCTGGGGGTTTTTTGCAAAGATCCCGGAATGCTATAATGGGAGCTGCAGATGCTGTCCGTAGAGTTGCAACAAGAGGAGCAGGGGCATTTGCAGAAGACAATAAGAGGACTGAAGCACTAGTACTAGCTGCAGATGGGACAATATGGAGTGGATGTACGAATGGCCTACTTGTGCAGTGGGATGGAAGTGGAGTTCGCTTGCAAGATGTTAGTCACCACCCTTGTGCAGTACAGTGCTTTTGTGCTTTCGGTGCACGAATTTATGTAGGCTATGTTAGTGGGATGGTCCAGGTGATGGATCTTGAGGGGAACCTGGTTGCCGGATGGATGGCTCACAACGGTCCTGTGATAAAATTGGCAGCTGGCGATGGTTATATCTTCAGCTTGGCTACTCACGGGGGTATACGTGGGTGGAGCATCTCATCTCCAGGGCCAATTGATAGCTTATTACGAACAGACCTAGCAGAAAAAGAACCAATTTACTCAAGACAAGACAATGTCAGGATGCTTGTTGGAACGTGGAATGTTGGTCAAGGAAGAGCCTCTCAGGAAGCACTCATGTCATGGTTGGGTTCTGTTGTATCAGACGTTGGCATTGTTGTTGTTGGCTTACAAGAAGTGGAAATGGGTGCAGGTTTCCTTGCAATGTCTGCAGCTAAAGAAACC GTAGGACTCGAAGGGAGTTCTATTGGGCATTGGTGGCTTGACACAATTGGAAAGGCCTTGGATGAAAACACAACATTTGAACGGATGGGTTCGAGGCAGCTGGCAGGATTGCTGGTTTCTCTTTG GGTAAGGAAGAGTATTAGAACACATGTTGGGGACATTGATGCGGCAGCAGTTCCGTGTGGCTTCGGTCGAGCTATTGGCAATAAG GGAGGTGTAGGTTTGAGGATCAGAGTGTATGATCGGTTAATCTGCTTTGTTAACTGTCACCTAGCTGCACATTTGGAAGCAGTAAACCGCCGAAATGCAGACTTCGATCATATCTTTCGAAATATGTCCTTCTCCCGCTCATCGAATCTACTCAATAATGCAGCTG CTGGAGCCTCCGCTGCCGTTCAAACGACTCGGgtcacaaat GCTGCAGGTGTTAACACTGAAGAAACAAAGCTTGATTTAGCTGAAGCAGATATGGTTGTGTTTCTTGGCGATTTTAACTATCGCCTGTTTGGTATATCTTATGATGAAGCTAGGGACTTTGTTTCTCAAAGATGCTTCGATTGGCTTAGAGAGAAGGATCAGCTGAGGGCAGAGATGAAAGCGGGTAAGGTTTTCCAAGGAATGCGTGAGGCCATTATCAGATTCCCTCCCACCTACAAGTTTGAAAGGCACCGACCTGGCTTGGCAG GTTATGATTCTGGCGAAAAGAAGCGCATTCCTGCATGGTGTGACAGAGTGATATATCGTGATAACAGGTCTGGACCGGTCGATGAGTGCAGTTTGGAATGTCCGATAGTCTCCTCTATTTTACT GTACGAGGCTTGCATGGACGTTACGGAGAGCGACCACAAACCAGTGCGTTGCAAATTCCACAGTACAATAGCACATGTAGATAGATCAGTAAGGAGACAGGCGTTTGGGGAAGTCTTGCAGGTGAATAAGAAAGTTAAGGCTATTCTTGATGAATTACGTTATGTCCCAGAAACAGTTGTTAGCACCAACAACATTGTCCTTCAAAACCAGGACACATCAATCCTCCGAATCACCaacaaatgtgaaaaggacaaAGCTATATTTAGAATCGTTTGTGAAGGTCAGTCCACTGTGAAGGATGAGGAGGACACAGCTGAGTACCATCCAAGAGGCTCCTTTGGCTTTCCACGGTGGCTCGAG GTTACACCAGCTGCTGGCATCATCAAACCAGAACAGTCTGTGGAGGTTGCGGTCCATCATGAAGAATTCCACACCCTAGAAGATCTTGTTGATGGCATCCCGCAGAACTGGTGGTGTGAAGACACTCGTGATAAGGAAGTGGTATTGACGGTGTCTATAAACGGCAGTTGCTCAACAGAAACAAAAAGCCATCAGATCCGCGTGCGTCACTGCTTCTCAGCAAAGACAGTCCGCATCGACTCAAAGTCCAGCACCAACAAGAAAAGCCAAGGAGGTAGCAGGAAGATCAGCAGCTCCTCAGATGCGATTGATGATTCCAGGAACTGA
- the LOC108456415 gene encoding type I inositol polyphosphate 5-phosphatase 12-like isoform X1, with translation MDEHNIQDDDKDKEALAGLSSVPPPQRKMHSYSQQLRANSAHKRHHQVRKHSLDDIPKPSDHYYNNEDSSDDDIFARNSNNASGEDYIITHSQRLDQNLSLDSGCPPDDSRNFQPLPEFIGAGGSNSIFKVPMRATVHPRRPPCLELRPHPLRETQVGKFLRNIACTDKQLWAGQECGVRFWRFQDAYQPGLGTKVRRGDEDAAPFQESGNTAPTICLLVDSANRLVWSGHKDGKIRSWKMDHAADEPSPFKEGLSWQAHRGSVLSIVMSSYGDLWSGGEGGVIKIWPWESIEKSLSLRPEEKHMAALLVERSFIDLRSQVTVNGNCNISSSDIKCLVSDRVRAKVWCAQPLSFSLWDARTKELLKVFNIEGQTENRVDMPSSDQGGAVEDEMKVKFVSSSKKEKSGGFLQRSRNAIMGAADAVRRVATRGAGAFAEDNKRTEALVLAADGTIWSGCTNGLLVQWDGSGVRLQDVSHHPCAVQCFCAFGARIYVGYVSGMVQVMDLEGNLVAGWMAHNGPVIKLAAGDGYIFSLATHGGIRGWSISSPGPIDSLLRTDLAEKEPIYSRQDNVRMLVGTWNVGQGRASQEALMSWLGSVVSDVGIVVVGLQEVEMGAGFLAMSAAKETVGLEGSSIGHWWLDTIGKALDENTTFERMGSRQLAGLLVSLWVRKSIRTHVGDIDAAAVPCGFGRAIGNKGGVGLRIRVYDRLICFVNCHLAAHLEAVNRRNADFDHIFRNMSFSRSSNLLNNAAGMVRLLFFCCSLAFSTYLFRLLYSSGLPLVLSVAAGASAAVQTTRVTNAAGVNTEETKLDLAEADMVVFLGDFNYRLFGISYDEARDFVSQRCFDWLREKDQLRAEMKAGKVFQGMREAIIRFPPTYKFERHRPGLAGYDSGEKKRIPAWCDRVIYRDNRSGPVDECSLECPIVSSILLYEACMDVTESDHKPVRCKFHSTIAHVDRSVRRQAFGEVLQVNKKVKAILDELRYVPETVVSTNNIVLQNQDTSILRITNKCEKDKAIFRIVCEGQSTVKDEEDTAEYHPRGSFGFPRWLEVTPAAGIIKPEQSVEVAVHHEEFHTLEDLVDGIPQNWWCEDTRDKEVVLTVSINGSCSTETKSHQIRVRHCFSAKTVRIDSKSSTNKKSQGGSRKISSSSDAIDDSRN, from the exons ATGGATGAACATAACATCCAGGACGACGATAAGGACAAAGAGGCCCTTGCCGGCCTCTCCTCCGTCCCACCTCCCCAACGCAAGATGCATTCCTACAGCCAGCAGCTACGCGCCAACTCCGCGCATAAGCGTCACCACCAAGTCCGCAAGCACAGCCTAGATGACATCCCCAAGCCCTCCGACCATTACTACAACAACGAAGACTCTTCCGATGACGACATCTTCGCCCGAAATTCCAACAATGCCTCCGGTGAAGATTATATTATCACTCATTCTCAGAGGCTCGACCAGAACCTCTCCTTGGACAGTGGCTGCCCCCCCGATGATTCCCGCAATTTCCAGCCTCTGCCTGAGTTCATTGGAGCTGGAGGTTCCAACAGTATTTTCAAGGTCCCTATGCGCGCCACCGTCCACCCCAGGCGCCCACCTTGCCTCGAGCTCAGGCCCCACCCTCTCAGGGAGACTCAAGTAGGGAAGTTCTTGAGGAACATCGCTTGCACCGACAAACAGCTGTGGGCAGGCCAAGAGTGTGGGGTTCGCTTTTGGAGGTTCCAGGACGCTTATCAACCTGGCCTTGGTACCAAAGTGAGGAGGGGTGATGAGGATGCTGCGCCCTTTCAGGAGTCTGGCAACACCGCCCCTACCATCTGTTTGCTGGTAGATAGCGCGAATAGGTTGGTTTGGAGTGGACACAAGGATGGAAAAATTAGGTCTTGGAAGATGGATCACGCTGCGGATGAACCTTCTCCTTTCAAGGAAGGCTTGTCATGGCAGGCGCATCGTGGTTCTGTTCTTTCTATCGTCATGAGCTCCTATG GTGACTTGTGGTCAGGTGGCGAGGGCGGTGTTATTAAGATTTGGCCATGGGAATCCATTGAAAAATCTCTCTCTCTTAGACCTGAGGAAAAACACATGGCTGCTTTATTGGTAGAGAGGTCATTCATAGACCTAAGAAGCCAAGTCACTGTTAATGGTAACTGTAACATTTCTTCCTCGGATATCAAGTGCTTGGTTTCCGACCGCGTAAGAGCCAAAGTTTGGTGCGCTCAGCCTCTTTCCTTCTCGCTATG GGATGCTCGCACGAAGGAGCTTCTCAAAGTATTTAATATTGAGGGTCAGACTGAAAATCGTGTAGACATGCCATCTTCAGATCAAGGAGGCGCCGTAGAAGATGAGATGAAGGTGAAATTTGTTTCCAGTTCTAAAAAGGAGAAATCTGGGGGTTTTTTGCAAAGATCCCGGAATGCTATAATGGGAGCTGCAGATGCTGTCCGTAGAGTTGCAACAAGAGGAGCAGGGGCATTTGCAGAAGACAATAAGAGGACTGAAGCACTAGTACTAGCTGCAGATGGGACAATATGGAGTGGATGTACGAATGGCCTACTTGTGCAGTGGGATGGAAGTGGAGTTCGCTTGCAAGATGTTAGTCACCACCCTTGTGCAGTACAGTGCTTTTGTGCTTTCGGTGCACGAATTTATGTAGGCTATGTTAGTGGGATGGTCCAGGTGATGGATCTTGAGGGGAACCTGGTTGCCGGATGGATGGCTCACAACGGTCCTGTGATAAAATTGGCAGCTGGCGATGGTTATATCTTCAGCTTGGCTACTCACGGGGGTATACGTGGGTGGAGCATCTCATCTCCAGGGCCAATTGATAGCTTATTACGAACAGACCTAGCAGAAAAAGAACCAATTTACTCAAGACAAGACAATGTCAGGATGCTTGTTGGAACGTGGAATGTTGGTCAAGGAAGAGCCTCTCAGGAAGCACTCATGTCATGGTTGGGTTCTGTTGTATCAGACGTTGGCATTGTTGTTGTTGGCTTACAAGAAGTGGAAATGGGTGCAGGTTTCCTTGCAATGTCTGCAGCTAAAGAAACC GTAGGACTCGAAGGGAGTTCTATTGGGCATTGGTGGCTTGACACAATTGGAAAGGCCTTGGATGAAAACACAACATTTGAACGGATGGGTTCGAGGCAGCTGGCAGGATTGCTGGTTTCTCTTTG GGTAAGGAAGAGTATTAGAACACATGTTGGGGACATTGATGCGGCAGCAGTTCCGTGTGGCTTCGGTCGAGCTATTGGCAATAAG GGAGGTGTAGGTTTGAGGATCAGAGTGTATGATCGGTTAATCTGCTTTGTTAACTGTCACCTAGCTGCACATTTGGAAGCAGTAAACCGCCGAAATGCAGACTTCGATCATATCTTTCGAAATATGTCCTTCTCCCGCTCATCGAATCTACTCAATAATGCAGCTGGTATGGTGCGATTACTGTTTTTCTGTTGCTCTCTTGCGTTCTCCACATATTTATTTAGGCTGCTTTATTCTTCTGGCTTGCCACTGGTGCTCTCTGTTGCAGCTGGAGCCTCCGCTGCCGTTCAAACGACTCGGgtcacaaat GCTGCAGGTGTTAACACTGAAGAAACAAAGCTTGATTTAGCTGAAGCAGATATGGTTGTGTTTCTTGGCGATTTTAACTATCGCCTGTTTGGTATATCTTATGATGAAGCTAGGGACTTTGTTTCTCAAAGATGCTTCGATTGGCTTAGAGAGAAGGATCAGCTGAGGGCAGAGATGAAAGCGGGTAAGGTTTTCCAAGGAATGCGTGAGGCCATTATCAGATTCCCTCCCACCTACAAGTTTGAAAGGCACCGACCTGGCTTGGCAG GTTATGATTCTGGCGAAAAGAAGCGCATTCCTGCATGGTGTGACAGAGTGATATATCGTGATAACAGGTCTGGACCGGTCGATGAGTGCAGTTTGGAATGTCCGATAGTCTCCTCTATTTTACT GTACGAGGCTTGCATGGACGTTACGGAGAGCGACCACAAACCAGTGCGTTGCAAATTCCACAGTACAATAGCACATGTAGATAGATCAGTAAGGAGACAGGCGTTTGGGGAAGTCTTGCAGGTGAATAAGAAAGTTAAGGCTATTCTTGATGAATTACGTTATGTCCCAGAAACAGTTGTTAGCACCAACAACATTGTCCTTCAAAACCAGGACACATCAATCCTCCGAATCACCaacaaatgtgaaaaggacaaAGCTATATTTAGAATCGTTTGTGAAGGTCAGTCCACTGTGAAGGATGAGGAGGACACAGCTGAGTACCATCCAAGAGGCTCCTTTGGCTTTCCACGGTGGCTCGAG GTTACACCAGCTGCTGGCATCATCAAACCAGAACAGTCTGTGGAGGTTGCGGTCCATCATGAAGAATTCCACACCCTAGAAGATCTTGTTGATGGCATCCCGCAGAACTGGTGGTGTGAAGACACTCGTGATAAGGAAGTGGTATTGACGGTGTCTATAAACGGCAGTTGCTCAACAGAAACAAAAAGCCATCAGATCCGCGTGCGTCACTGCTTCTCAGCAAAGACAGTCCGCATCGACTCAAAGTCCAGCACCAACAAGAAAAGCCAAGGAGGTAGCAGGAAGATCAGCAGCTCCTCAGATGCGATTGATGATTCCAGGAACTGA